ACAAGGTTTGGTTACTAAAGGAAATTACTTTGAAGATTATCTTTGGGAAGATTTTAAAACTTATACATTAATTGAGGAACAGTCTTTGATTAGGTTTACAAAGAAAAATGATAAATTTCTTTTTGTTAAGTACGAAGAGTCGTATTTTCAAGAAAACAAAACAGAGATTTTAAACGTGTTGAATAAAAACATACCATATGTCTAAAATATTAATCATAGAAGACGAAGCAGCAATTCGTCGAGTATTGAAAAAAATTATTTCAGAAGAAAATGATAGTTATCAAGTAGAAGAAGCAGAAGACGGTTTAGCAGGAATTGAGCTAATTAAAAACAACGATTACGATCTTGTACTTTGTGATATTAAAATGCCAAAGATGGATGGAGTAGAGGTATTAGAGAAAGCAAAAAAGATTAAACCAGAAATTCCAATGGTAATGATCTCTGGTCATGGAGATCTGGATACAGCCGTAAATACAATGCGTTTAGGTGCTTTCGATTATATCTCAAAGCCACCAGATTTAAATCGTTTGTTAAATACAGTTCGTAATGCTCTAGACAGAAAAGAACTTGTTGTAGAAAACAAGCGTTTAAAGAAAAAGGTGAGTAAAAATTATGAAATGATAGGGGAGAGTGATGCAATTACCCATATTAAAGATATCATTGAAAAAGTAGCCGCTACAGATGCACGTGTTTTAATTACTGGTCCGAATGGAACAGGAAAAGAATTAGTTGCGCATTGGCTTCACGAAAAATCAGATAGAGCTAAGGCTCCAATGATAGAGGTAAATTGCGCGGCTATTCCATCTGAATTGATAGAAAGTGAATTATTTGGACATGTAAAAGGAAGTTTTACTGGAGCAAATAAAGATAGAGCAGGTAAATTCGAAGCTGCAAATGGAGGAACTATTTTTTTAGATGAGATTGGAGATATGAGTTTGTCTGCCCAAGCAAAAGTATTAAGAGCTTTACAGGAAAATAGAATTTCAAGAGTTGGGTCAGATAAAGACATAAAAGTTAATGTACGAGTATTAGCAGCAACCAATAAAGATTTAAAAAAGGAAATCGCAGAAGGACGTTTTCGAGAAGATTTATATCACCGATTAGCTGTAATTTTAATTAAGGTTCCAGCATTAAACGATAGGAGAGAAGATATTCCTTCATTGGTAGAGTTTTTTGCAAATAAAATTGCAAATGAACAAGGTACACCTAAGAAAGAGTTTGCTAAAGAAGCGATTAAATTATTACAAGAATACGATTGGACAGGTAATATTCGCGAGTTACGAAATGTAGTTGAGCGTTTAATTATTCTTGGAGAAAAAACAGTATCAGCAAACGATATCAAATTATTTGCAAGTAAATAAGAGTTAAATGATATAAGCTTTACTAGGAATTTAATTTCTTGTAGAAGAAAGAATAGAATCAACAAAAAAAGAAGAGTTTTAAACTCTTCTTTTTATTTAATAATTTTTCTAGCTAATCCGTAAAATCCAATTCTTGTTGCTGTTTTAATAGCAGAGACAATCCATTTATGAATAGATAAACTTTCATTAAACTCATGCTTAACTAGTTTTATTTCTTCAATTGCGATATTTCGTTTTAATTTTAATCGTTTTAATTCTTGGCTTATTTCTTCTTGATTTTTATAAGATTTCTTCATCATCAAAATATTTTTTAGATAAACTTTGTATTACTTTATTTTCTATTAAGTCTTTTGTTAGATATCCTAAAAAAGCAAACAAAATGAAAATAAGTGCAACGGTAATGTAACCTAAAGTATCATTGTTAAAATAACTGCCGATTGCAGATGAAGCAAATGCAGCCATAAATATTAATGAAATAAGTAAGAAAACACCAACAATAGCAAACCTAAAAATTAGACTAATAGATGAGGTTAAAATCTGAAAAATTTTTAATTCGTAATATTTTTTAGAATATTTTAAAAACTCTTCCGCTTTATCCACTGCTTTTTCTGATGTGGTATCTAAAGATTCAAAAACAGACATTACTTTGTTTGTAATTTTTTATTCTTAGCTTTTAAAATCTTTAACTTTTCTTCCAAGTTAGTGATAATATCATCTGTTTTATAACTAGCATCACTTACAATACTTTCTAATTTGTCTTCCAAAGTGTTTTTCTTTGAATTTATAACTTCAGAAATATTATCAGAAAGGTTTTCCGCTTTGTTTACAATTTCGTTACTTATTGTATTAGCTTCGTTAACTAGTGTGTCTTTAGCAGAAACAGCACCTTCTTTTATCTTTTTTCTGGTTTTACTTCCTTTATCAGGAGCAAATAGAATTCCTAATCCGGCTCCAGCTACAACTCCTAGTAATACTCCTGCAATATTATTGTTATCCATATTATTTCGTTTTTTAATTGTTAATAAATTCAATTACAAAATTATACGACTAACATGTTTGATCTTAACTCAAAAACTATAATTGTTGACTCAATTACCCATTTTTAAACGAGTTAATCAGAAAGTTGAGTGAATATTTTCTTTAATACTTTAGATTCTAGTGTTGAAAATAATTTTAGCTGTGTTAAGTGTATTTAGGTTAATTTAAACCACTTTAATTTTTGAGATTTCGATATTTTTAGTCGAAAAAATTATACAAAAGAGTAGCTTAAAAATAAGAAAAGCCTTAGTTGACTAAAGCTTTTCTTCATGAGTTATTTCTTAAGAACATCTCCAATTACTAGTAGTGTTTCTCCTTTTTTTATTGGAGGAGTTCCAATAGTGAAAAGTATAATTCCATCAGCTTTGGCATAAACAGTTTCTAGTGTTTTGCCAAAGTAATCTGTGATTTCGCCAACTTTCATTCCTTTAGTAATATAATCTCCAGATTTTTTGAAAGGATAATAAATACCATCAAAAGAACTACTTTGGTAAGTTCGATTTTCTATGAATAAGTAAGCGTTTTTTTGAATAGCTTTTTCCAAACTAATTTTCATATTTAAATGAATTAGCATATTTAATATCCCTTCTTCTATTTTAAGAACAGCTTCATTTTCAACCATTCCTAATCGACCACATTCAATGTCTACAGAAGGAATATTTCTTTTAAAAGCTTCAGCAGAGCAGTATAAACTTGGTTTATCTTTTTTTACATAATCTTTTCCTTCTGTTTTAAAAATAACGATATGATCAAAAAGTAAAGCCTCTGCCATTTTTCGA
This genomic stretch from Tenacibaculum jejuense harbors:
- a CDS encoding sigma-54-dependent transcriptional regulator, with amino-acid sequence MSKILIIEDEAAIRRVLKKIISEENDSYQVEEAEDGLAGIELIKNNDYDLVLCDIKMPKMDGVEVLEKAKKIKPEIPMVMISGHGDLDTAVNTMRLGAFDYISKPPDLNRLLNTVRNALDRKELVVENKRLKKKVSKNYEMIGESDAITHIKDIIEKVAATDARVLITGPNGTGKELVAHWLHEKSDRAKAPMIEVNCAAIPSELIESELFGHVKGSFTGANKDRAGKFEAANGGTIFLDEIGDMSLSAQAKVLRALQENRISRVGSDKDIKVNVRVLAATNKDLKKEIAEGRFREDLYHRLAVILIKVPALNDRREDIPSLVEFFANKIANEQGTPKKEFAKEAIKLLQEYDWTGNIRELRNVVERLIILGEKTVSANDIKLFASK
- a CDS encoding YtxH domain-containing protein, which codes for MDNNNIAGVLLGVVAGAGLGILFAPDKGSKTRKKIKEGAVSAKDTLVNEANTISNEIVNKAENLSDNISEVINSKKNTLEDKLESIVSDASYKTDDIITNLEEKLKILKAKNKKLQTK